The following are encoded together in the Dyella terrae genome:
- a CDS encoding NAD kinase produces the protein MRFAFVASETNVAQQARRKLVDRYGDASPEESDVIIALGGDGFMLRTLHAYRALPAPVYGMKLGRVGFLMNKHRLDEMEERVSRAHAAVLYPLEMRTIDAHGEVHHALAFNEVSLLRQSNQAAHLEVKLNDTVKLQNLVCDGILVSTPAGSTAYNLSAHGPILPLDANVLALTPISPFRPRRWRGAILPHRTLVTLRVLDPGKRPVSATADYHEVRDIREVAIRQSPGQGVRLLFDPEHNLEQRILDEQFAQD, from the coding sequence ATGCGCTTCGCCTTTGTCGCCAGCGAAACCAACGTTGCCCAGCAGGCTCGGCGCAAACTCGTCGACCGTTATGGCGACGCGTCGCCCGAGGAGTCCGACGTCATCATTGCGCTGGGTGGTGATGGCTTCATGTTGCGCACGCTGCATGCCTATCGCGCCCTACCGGCGCCGGTCTACGGCATGAAGCTGGGGCGTGTGGGCTTTCTGATGAACAAGCACCGGTTGGATGAGATGGAGGAGCGTGTCTCCCGCGCTCATGCCGCGGTGCTGTATCCATTGGAAATGCGCACAATCGACGCCCATGGTGAAGTGCACCACGCGCTCGCCTTCAATGAAGTCTCGCTGCTGCGCCAGAGCAACCAGGCCGCGCACCTGGAAGTAAAGCTCAACGACACCGTGAAGCTGCAGAACCTGGTCTGCGACGGCATCCTGGTATCCACGCCGGCGGGCTCCACCGCGTACAACCTTTCGGCACACGGCCCGATCCTGCCGTTGGACGCCAACGTGTTGGCGCTCACCCCGATCAGCCCATTCCGCCCACGCCGTTGGCGCGGCGCCATCCTGCCGCATCGCACGCTGGTGACGCTGCGCGTACTCGACCCCGGCAAGCGCCCGGTTAGCGCCACCGCCGACTATCACGAGGTGCGCGACATCCGCGAGGTGGCGATTCGCCAATCGCCAGGGCAGGGCGTGCGACTGTTGTTCGATCCGGAGCACAACCTGGAACAGCGCATTCTGGACGAGCAGTTCGCGCAGGATTGA
- a CDS encoding NAD-glutamate dehydrogenase: MNAIRAASNSSFPTVVFEELKQSGFPTGRLDEAQFFISAFFSRIADSDLELHTAREWAGLIADLLNFMQQRKPGHATVRVVNPATGHAGRSYIEVVTDDMPFLVDTVTMVAGENLQIHAVIHPVVEVSRDASGKLLKIGVADGQSESVMHFEVDRVANDEELAKLKARLEGALEDVRIAVADWKKMRDQALTIATDLSSRQLPIDAASITEASEFLRWLADDNFTFLGYREYEVTEADGEEVLRANETSGAGILHKSERSLAPRSLRSLVASDLPQSGATDAIILTKTNARSHAHRPGYMDYVGVLKFDANGKPVAEQRFLGLFSSNAYMARPQDVPLVRQKFEYVMERSGLKRDSHSGKALRHILETLPRDELFQSSDEELFNTAMGTLELRQRARTRIFVRRDRYGRFVTCLVYVPRERFNTTVRERIEAMLKDTMRGESLDSSVLMGEAALVRLHVVVRPKIGDQVQYDSAELEKGVAAIVRNWYDDVRDELVHALGDHDGVVLANRYAKSMPAGYMEDVSPAVAAQDVHQLSLLKGDDAVRMSFYHPASRPEELRFKIYRSGGDIALSEVLPQLENLGLRVLTEHLYDINVGGTQLYIQDFEVQTAGSLAFGVEQVGSLFEDAFEQIWRGNAENDGFNRLVLGAKLSWRQVAMLRGYCKYLLQTGVAFSQSYMEDAFNRYPAIAGLLVEMFLAKFDPRRETLAADELKRAGDLLRGEMQVLIPESLRHAHPALVDGLVGALSKPRAEQIAVIEEAIGTLLETVSSLDDDRILRSFIALIRGTLRTSFFQQWNDQYRSYISFKFDSHGVPELPKPVPYREIFVCAPRVEGIHLRFGPVARGGLRWSDRREDFRTEVLGLVKAQMVKNTVIVPVGSKGGFYVKRPPVNGDRDAQLAEGIACYRMFISGLLDITDNLVEGKVVPPHDVVRHDKDDPYLVVAADKGTATFSDIANAISVEHGFWLGDAFASGGSNGYDHKGMGITAKGAWESVKRHFRALGRDSQTQDFTCAGIGDMSGDVFGNGMLLSRHIKLVAAFDHRHIFLDPTPDIERSFVERERMFKLPRSSWDDYNKSLISTGGGVYPRTLKSIPISPEVRAVLGIKPDVTQLAPNELLSAILKAPVDLLWNGGIGTYVKSSAETHADAGDRANNALRVNGAELRCKVIGEGGNLGFTQKGRIEAAQHGVLLNTDFIDNSAGVDTSDHEVNIKILLGDAVQRNELTLDQRNTLLASMTDEVGQLVLWDNYRQNQAITLMEHQSAHRIGSMAHFIRMLEQEGLLDRQVENLPTEAELTERKTRGIGMTRPELSVLLSYDKIKLFQQLLDSDVPEDPYLSKELVRYFPEPLHAKYADHMQRHRLKREIIATAVTNSTINRMGATFMMRMQEDTGQGPAAIAKAYTAAREILDARELWAQIEALDGKVAEATQIDAILQIWSLLRHTARWLLNRPGGTLDIAANVERYQAGVTELRAALPNVLTETGKQEFATSQEKWEGLGMPGELALRLARLPELRAMLDIVEVAQQSGQPIAKVAGVFYELGESLDLEWLRSQIEALPVEGAWHAQARGSLLDELNHQHRALALQVLTLTGASKDISPVKAWLQRDDATLKYTRNMLAEILTQNADYPIASVAVRRLAQLAQVPVNQ, from the coding sequence ATGAACGCGATTCGTGCGGCTAGCAACAGCTCATTCCCCACTGTTGTTTTCGAAGAACTGAAGCAAAGCGGATTTCCTACCGGGCGCCTTGATGAGGCGCAATTTTTTATCAGCGCTTTCTTCTCGCGTATCGCCGACAGCGACCTCGAGTTGCATACGGCTCGTGAGTGGGCCGGGCTGATTGCGGACCTGCTCAATTTCATGCAGCAGCGCAAGCCTGGCCACGCCACGGTGCGGGTGGTCAACCCGGCAACCGGCCATGCGGGCCGCAGCTACATTGAGGTCGTCACCGACGACATGCCCTTCCTGGTAGACACCGTCACCATGGTTGCAGGCGAAAATCTGCAAATCCACGCCGTGATCCATCCGGTAGTGGAGGTGTCGCGTGATGCCTCCGGCAAGCTGCTGAAGATCGGCGTCGCCGACGGCCAGTCCGAATCGGTGATGCATTTTGAAGTCGATCGCGTAGCGAACGACGAAGAGCTCGCCAAGCTCAAGGCCCGCCTCGAAGGCGCGCTGGAAGACGTGCGCATCGCCGTGGCCGACTGGAAGAAGATGCGCGATCAGGCGCTGACCATCGCCACCGACCTGTCGTCACGTCAGTTGCCGATCGACGCCGCCTCGATCACGGAGGCCTCTGAATTCCTGCGCTGGCTCGCCGACGACAACTTCACCTTCCTCGGTTACCGCGAATACGAAGTGACCGAGGCCGACGGCGAAGAAGTGCTGCGCGCCAACGAAACCTCGGGCGCGGGCATCCTGCACAAGAGCGAACGCTCGCTGGCGCCGCGCTCGCTGCGTTCGCTGGTGGCCAGCGACCTGCCGCAGTCCGGGGCTACCGACGCCATCATCCTTACCAAGACGAACGCGCGCTCGCATGCGCATCGCCCGGGCTACATGGATTACGTGGGCGTGCTCAAGTTCGACGCCAACGGCAAGCCAGTGGCCGAGCAGCGCTTCCTGGGTCTGTTCTCCTCCAATGCTTATATGGCCCGTCCGCAGGACGTGCCGCTGGTGCGCCAGAAGTTCGAGTACGTGATGGAGCGCTCCGGCCTCAAGCGCGACTCGCATTCGGGCAAGGCGCTGCGCCACATCCTGGAAACGCTGCCGCGCGACGAGCTGTTCCAGAGCAGTGACGAAGAACTCTTCAACACCGCCATGGGCACGCTGGAACTGCGCCAGCGCGCACGCACGCGCATCTTTGTGCGCCGTGACCGCTACGGCCGTTTCGTGACCTGCCTGGTGTACGTTCCGCGTGAACGCTTCAACACCACGGTGCGCGAGCGCATCGAGGCCATGCTGAAGGACACCATGCGTGGCGAGAGCCTCGATTCGTCCGTGCTGATGGGCGAGGCCGCGCTGGTGCGCCTACATGTGGTGGTACGCCCGAAGATTGGCGACCAGGTCCAGTACGACTCGGCCGAGCTGGAGAAGGGCGTGGCCGCCATCGTGCGCAACTGGTACGACGACGTACGCGACGAGCTGGTGCACGCGCTGGGCGACCATGACGGTGTGGTACTGGCGAACCGCTATGCCAAGTCGATGCCGGCTGGCTACATGGAAGACGTGTCCCCGGCCGTTGCCGCACAGGACGTGCACCAGTTGTCGCTGCTCAAGGGCGACGACGCGGTGCGCATGTCGTTCTACCATCCGGCCTCTCGTCCGGAAGAGCTGCGCTTCAAGATCTACCGCAGTGGTGGCGACATCGCTCTGTCCGAAGTGCTGCCGCAGTTGGAGAACCTGGGCCTGCGCGTGCTCACCGAGCACCTGTACGACATCAATGTCGGCGGCACCCAGCTTTACATCCAGGACTTCGAAGTGCAGACCGCCGGCAGCCTCGCCTTTGGCGTGGAGCAGGTTGGTTCGCTGTTCGAAGATGCCTTCGAGCAGATCTGGCGTGGTAACGCGGAGAACGACGGCTTCAACCGTCTGGTGCTTGGCGCCAAGCTGAGCTGGCGTCAGGTGGCCATGCTGCGCGGCTACTGCAAGTACCTGCTGCAGACGGGCGTGGCCTTCTCGCAGTCTTATATGGAAGACGCCTTCAACCGCTATCCGGCCATCGCCGGTCTGCTGGTGGAGATGTTCCTCGCCAAGTTCGACCCGCGCCGTGAAACTCTGGCGGCCGACGAGCTCAAGCGCGCCGGCGACTTGCTGCGCGGCGAAATGCAGGTGCTGATCCCCGAGTCGTTGCGCCACGCGCATCCGGCACTCGTCGACGGCCTGGTGGGTGCACTGTCCAAGCCGCGCGCCGAGCAGATCGCGGTTATCGAAGAGGCCATCGGCACGCTGCTGGAAACCGTCTCCAGCCTGGACGACGACCGCATTCTGCGCAGCTTCATTGCGCTGATTCGCGGCACGCTGCGTACTAGCTTCTTCCAGCAGTGGAACGACCAGTACCGCAGCTACATCAGCTTCAAGTTCGACTCGCACGGTGTGCCGGAGCTGCCGAAGCCGGTGCCGTACCGCGAAATCTTCGTGTGCGCCCCGCGCGTGGAAGGCATCCACCTGCGCTTCGGCCCGGTGGCGCGTGGCGGTTTGCGTTGGTCCGATCGTCGCGAAGACTTCCGCACCGAAGTGCTGGGCCTGGTGAAGGCGCAGATGGTGAAGAACACCGTGATCGTGCCGGTGGGCTCGAAGGGTGGCTTCTACGTCAAGCGTCCGCCAGTGAACGGCGACCGCGACGCACAGCTGGCCGAGGGCATCGCCTGCTACCGCATGTTCATCAGCGGCCTGCTGGACATCACCGACAACCTGGTCGAGGGCAAGGTTGTGCCGCCGCACGATGTCGTGCGTCATGACAAGGACGATCCGTACCTGGTTGTCGCTGCCGACAAGGGCACGGCCACGTTCTCCGACATCGCCAACGCCATCTCGGTCGAGCACGGCTTCTGGCTGGGCGACGCATTTGCGTCGGGCGGCTCGAACGGCTACGACCACAAGGGCATGGGCATCACCGCCAAGGGTGCATGGGAGTCGGTCAAGCGCCACTTCCGCGCGCTGGGTCGCGACAGCCAGACGCAGGACTTCACCTGTGCGGGTATCGGCGACATGTCCGGCGACGTGTTCGGCAACGGCATGCTGTTGTCGCGTCACATCAAGCTGGTCGCGGCGTTCGACCATCGCCACATCTTCCTTGACCCGACGCCGGACATCGAGCGTTCGTTCGTGGAACGCGAGCGCATGTTCAAGCTGCCGCGTTCGAGCTGGGACGACTACAACAAGTCGCTGATCTCCACGGGTGGCGGCGTGTATCCGCGCACGCTGAAGTCCATCCCGATCTCGCCGGAAGTGCGTGCCGTGCTGGGTATCAAGCCGGACGTCACCCAGCTGGCGCCGAACGAACTGCTCAGCGCCATCCTGAAGGCGCCGGTGGACCTATTGTGGAACGGCGGCATCGGCACCTACGTGAAGTCCAGTGCCGAAACCCATGCCGACGCGGGCGACCGCGCCAACAACGCACTGCGCGTGAACGGTGCGGAGCTGCGTTGCAAGGTGATCGGCGAGGGCGGCAACCTGGGCTTTACCCAGAAGGGCCGCATCGAAGCTGCGCAGCACGGCGTGTTGCTCAATACCGACTTCATCGATAACTCGGCCGGTGTGGACACTTCCGATCACGAGGTGAACATCAAGATCCTGCTTGGCGACGCCGTGCAGCGCAACGAGCTCACGCTCGACCAGCGCAACACGTTGTTGGCCAGCATGACCGACGAAGTGGGCCAGCTGGTGCTGTGGGATAACTACCGCCAGAACCAGGCCATCACCTTGATGGAGCACCAGTCGGCGCACCGCATTGGTTCGATGGCGCACTTCATCCGCATGCTGGAGCAGGAAGGCCTGCTCGACCGTCAGGTGGAAAACCTGCCGACCGAAGCGGAGCTGACCGAGCGCAAGACGCGCGGTATCGGCATGACGCGTCCGGAACTCTCCGTGCTGCTGTCGTACGACAAGATCAAGCTGTTCCAGCAGCTGCTCGACTCGGACGTGCCGGAAGATCCGTACCTGTCCAAGGAACTGGTGCGCTACTTCCCGGAACCGCTGCATGCGAAGTACGCCGACCATATGCAGCGCCATCGCCTGAAGCGCGAAATCATCGCCACGGCTGTGACCAACTCCACCATCAACCGCATGGGCGCCACCTTCATGATGCGCATGCAGGAGGACACGGGGCAGGGGCCGGCAGCTATCGCCAAGGCGTACACCGCCGCGCGTGAAATCCTCGATGCGCGTGAGCTGTGGGCACAGATCGAAGCGCTGGATGGCAAGGTGGCGGAAGCCACCCAGATCGACGCCATCCTGCAGATCTGGTCGCTGCTGCGCCATACCGCACGCTGGTTGCTGAACCGTCCGGGCGGCACGCTGGACATCGCCGCCAACGTGGAGCGTTATCAGGCGGGCGTCACCGAGCTGCGTGCGGCGCTGCCCAACGTGCTCACCGAGACCGGCAAGCAGGAGTTCGCCACCAGCCAGGAGAAGTGGGAAGGCCTGGGCATGCCGGGCGAACTCGCCCTGCGTCTGGCGCGCCTGCCCGAACTGCGTGCCATGCTCGACATCGTCGAAGTGGCGCAGCAGAGCGGCCAGCCGATCGCCAAGGTCGCCGGCGTGTTCTACGAACTGGGCGAGTCGCTGGACCTGGAATGGCTGCGCAGCCAGATCGAGGCGCTGCCGGTGGAAGGTGCATGGCACGCGCAGGCACGTGGCTCGCTGCTGGATGAGCTCAACCATCAGCATCGCGCGCTGGCTCTGCAGGTGCTGACGTTGACTGGCGCCTCCAAGGACATCTCGCCGGTGAAGGCATGGCTGCAGCGTGACGACGCCACGCTGAAGTACACCCGCAACATGCTGGCGGAGATCCTTACCCAGAACGCGGACTATCCGATCGCCTCGGTCGCGGTCCGTCGTCTGGCCCAGTTGGCGCAGGTGCCGGTGAACCAGTAA
- a CDS encoding efflux RND transporter periplasmic adaptor subunit yields MKSTSLRTPLLCLGLLSLAACGKGKEQGPPQMPPPEVGVVKAQVQSTPLTKDLVGRVSAYRSADVRARVSGVLLKRAYQEGTDVKQGQILFEIDPAVYQAALASSVANLASAQATYVNYHKTADRLRQLLPQHYVSQSDVDAAEANERSSAAAVKQAEAAVQSARINLSYTHVESPIDGRAGQQQVTEGAIVGASNADTGSSSTLLTTVDQLDPLYVNFTVSSADLDRLRAAQTAGNVSLSDQAKTTVKVTLPDGSTYDQAGTLDFSGATVDPTTGAVNLRALLANPQRRLLPGTYVTITANLGEQHNVFLVPQPSVLRDVVGAYALVVESNGNVQRKNVSAENLSNGNWIVTNGLSAGDQVIVSGLQAVQPGKPAKATPYQPDQKKGAQGQPAAAGQSGSAAGKQ; encoded by the coding sequence ATGAAGTCCACGTCATTGCGCACACCCCTGCTGTGCCTTGGCCTGCTCTCACTGGCCGCCTGTGGCAAAGGCAAGGAACAAGGCCCGCCCCAGATGCCACCGCCGGAAGTCGGCGTGGTGAAGGCCCAGGTCCAGAGCACGCCGCTGACCAAGGACCTGGTGGGCCGTGTGTCGGCCTATCGCAGCGCAGATGTGCGCGCCCGCGTCTCAGGCGTGCTGCTTAAGCGCGCTTATCAGGAAGGCACCGACGTCAAGCAGGGCCAGATCCTGTTTGAGATCGACCCGGCCGTGTATCAGGCGGCGCTGGCCTCCAGCGTGGCCAACCTGGCGTCGGCGCAGGCCACCTATGTGAACTATCACAAGACCGCCGACCGTCTGCGCCAGTTGTTGCCGCAGCACTATGTCTCGCAGTCCGATGTGGACGCCGCCGAAGCCAACGAGCGCAGCAGCGCAGCCGCGGTGAAGCAGGCCGAAGCGGCCGTGCAGAGCGCCCGCATCAACCTCAGCTATACCCATGTGGAATCGCCGATCGATGGGCGCGCCGGCCAGCAGCAGGTCACTGAAGGTGCCATCGTCGGTGCCAGCAACGCCGACACCGGTTCCAGCTCGACTCTGCTGACCACGGTTGACCAGCTCGATCCGCTCTACGTGAACTTCACGGTGAGCTCCGCCGATCTGGATCGCCTGCGCGCGGCCCAGACCGCCGGCAACGTCTCGCTGTCGGACCAGGCCAAGACCACGGTGAAGGTCACCCTGCCCGACGGCAGCACCTATGACCAGGCCGGCACGCTCGATTTCTCGGGTGCCACGGTCGACCCCACCACCGGTGCCGTGAACCTGCGCGCCCTGTTGGCCAACCCGCAGCGCCGTCTGCTGCCAGGCACCTACGTGACCATCACGGCCAACCTCGGCGAACAGCACAACGTGTTCCTCGTCCCGCAACCCAGCGTGCTACGCGACGTAGTGGGCGCCTATGCCTTGGTTGTCGAGTCGAACGGCAACGTGCAGCGCAAGAACGTCAGTGCGGAGAACTTGAGCAACGGCAACTGGATCGTCACCAACGGCCTTAGCGCCGGCGACCAGGTGATCGTGTCCGGCCTGCAGGCGGTTCAGCCTGGCAAGCCGGCCAAGGCCACGCCGTACCAGCCCGACCAGAAGAAGGGTGCGCAGGGCCAACCGGCGGCGGCAGGCCAGTCTGGCTCGGCTGCCGGTAAGCAGTAA
- a CDS encoding multidrug efflux RND transporter permease subunit, with the protein MPSFFIDRPIFAWVVAILITLVGTISVLNMGIESYPNIAPPQVVVSATYPGANADTMEKNVTQVIEQQLTGIDHLLYFSSSSNSNGTSTITLSFETGTDPDIAQVQVQNKVQLAQPRLPTAVTQQGVVVAKSNPDFLMFVSLVSSNPDIDGNRLADIIASQVADQVGRIPGVGATRLIGAEYGVRIWLNPDKLQGYGLAASQVYAAVAAQNVQFAAGSLGADPSPKDQGFTATVSAEGRFSSPEEFGNIILRANSDGTVVKLSDVARIDFGPQSYGLAATWNGQQVGGLGVQLLPGANALDVADAVKAKMAELSRDFPEGVTWFAPYDTTPFVKISIEEVIHTLVEAIILVFLVMLIFLQNFRATVIPTLVIPVALLGTFIGLVALGFTVNQLTLFGMVLAIGIVVDDAIVVIENVERIMTEEQLSPKEATRKAMGQITGAVVAITVVLAAVFVPSALQPGASGVIYKQFALTIAVSMGFSAFLALSFTPALCATLLKPVHDHKKNIVYRKFNDLFDRVTHTYSGHIGSAARHAPRWMMVFVVVAALAGFLYTKLPTSFVPNEDQGFALAIVNLPPGATLHRTEEVMAEMRERVKQSPLQADIVGMYQISGFSFIGQSESTGMAFIKLKDWKERDITADDWILKANGVMHGIRDAQIFVVNLPTIRGLSQFGGIDMFLQARAGQTHGELMQAMGTVVGKAKDNHALFGVRPNSLPDAPQWDMKVDRVQAQAMGLSVSDVYTAIQMMLAPVYVNDFVYGGRVKRVYLQADQAYRMSPEALQHIYTPSSLSSGSSSSSTYAATVNPYNMIPISSVVKTNWDMGSPALTRYNGYAAVEIVGNEAPGFSTGQAMTALQSIVDNDLPKGFGADWTGQSYQEILAGNSATLLMVLSIVIVFLCLAALYESWSIPVAVLLVVPLGLLGTVVFSMLRGLPNDMYFKIGLITVIGLAAKNAILIVEFAVEQQQSGQSLFQAVVTASRLRLRPILMTSFAFMLGVFPLAISTGAGANSRHSIGTGVIGGMFFATFLGLLLIPVFYVTVRRLLGDKLDETSHTIRQAHGGAVTDGHDGTAPQGGGGTTQGPMQPFDSDPRRGA; encoded by the coding sequence ATGCCGAGTTTCTTTATTGACCGTCCCATCTTCGCGTGGGTGGTCGCCATCCTGATCACACTGGTTGGCACCATCTCCGTATTGAACATGGGTATCGAGTCGTACCCGAACATCGCGCCGCCGCAGGTGGTGGTGTCGGCAACCTACCCGGGTGCCAACGCCGATACGATGGAGAAGAACGTCACCCAGGTGATCGAGCAGCAGCTCACAGGCATCGATCACCTGCTGTACTTCAGCTCCTCGTCCAACTCCAACGGCACGTCCACGATCACGCTGAGCTTCGAAACGGGCACCGACCCGGACATCGCCCAGGTGCAGGTGCAGAACAAGGTGCAGCTGGCCCAGCCGCGCCTGCCTACCGCCGTGACCCAGCAGGGCGTGGTGGTGGCCAAGAGCAACCCTGACTTCCTGATGTTCGTGTCCCTGGTGTCCAGCAATCCGGACATCGATGGCAACCGCCTGGCCGACATCATCGCGTCCCAGGTGGCCGACCAGGTCGGTCGTATCCCCGGTGTGGGTGCCACCCGCCTGATCGGTGCCGAGTACGGTGTGCGCATCTGGTTGAACCCGGACAAGCTGCAGGGCTATGGCCTGGCCGCTAGCCAGGTCTACGCCGCCGTGGCCGCGCAGAACGTGCAGTTCGCTGCCGGTTCGCTGGGTGCCGACCCGTCTCCGAAGGACCAGGGCTTCACCGCCACCGTGTCCGCCGAGGGTCGTTTCTCCTCGCCTGAAGAGTTCGGCAACATCATCCTGCGCGCCAACAGCGACGGCACGGTGGTCAAGCTGAGCGACGTGGCCCGCATCGACTTCGGTCCGCAGAGCTACGGCCTGGCTGCTACATGGAACGGCCAGCAGGTGGGCGGCCTTGGCGTGCAGCTGCTGCCGGGCGCCAACGCGCTGGACGTGGCCGACGCGGTGAAGGCCAAGATGGCTGAGCTGTCCAGGGACTTCCCAGAAGGCGTCACCTGGTTCGCCCCGTACGACACCACGCCGTTCGTGAAGATCTCGATCGAGGAAGTGATACACACGCTGGTGGAGGCCATCATCCTGGTCTTCCTGGTGATGCTGATCTTCCTGCAGAACTTCCGTGCCACGGTGATCCCCACCCTGGTGATTCCGGTGGCGTTGCTGGGCACCTTCATCGGCCTGGTGGCCCTGGGCTTCACCGTCAACCAGCTAACGCTGTTCGGCATGGTGCTGGCCATCGGCATCGTGGTGGACGACGCGATCGTGGTGATCGAGAACGTCGAACGCATCATGACCGAGGAGCAGTTGTCGCCCAAGGAAGCGACGCGCAAGGCGATGGGCCAGATCACCGGCGCCGTGGTCGCCATTACCGTGGTGCTTGCAGCGGTGTTCGTGCCTTCGGCCCTGCAGCCTGGCGCCTCGGGCGTGATCTACAAGCAGTTCGCGCTGACGATCGCCGTGTCGATGGGCTTCTCGGCCTTCCTGGCACTGTCGTTCACGCCGGCGCTGTGCGCCACCCTGCTCAAGCCGGTTCACGATCACAAGAAGAACATCGTCTACCGCAAGTTCAACGATCTCTTCGATCGGGTGACGCATACCTACAGCGGCCACATCGGCAGCGCGGCGCGTCATGCACCGCGTTGGATGATGGTGTTCGTGGTGGTCGCAGCACTGGCTGGCTTCCTGTACACCAAGCTGCCTACCAGCTTCGTGCCCAATGAAGACCAGGGCTTCGCTCTCGCCATCGTCAACCTGCCGCCGGGTGCCACCCTGCACCGCACGGAAGAGGTGATGGCCGAGATGCGCGAGCGCGTGAAGCAGAGCCCGCTGCAAGCCGACATCGTCGGCATGTACCAGATCAGCGGCTTCAGCTTCATCGGCCAGAGCGAAAGCACCGGCATGGCCTTTATCAAGCTCAAGGACTGGAAAGAGCGTGATATCACGGCCGACGACTGGATCCTGAAGGCGAACGGTGTGATGCACGGCATCCGCGACGCGCAGATCTTTGTGGTCAACCTGCCTACCATCCGCGGCCTCAGCCAGTTCGGCGGTATCGACATGTTCCTGCAGGCTCGCGCCGGTCAGACGCATGGCGAGCTGATGCAGGCCATGGGCACCGTGGTGGGCAAGGCCAAGGACAACCACGCGCTGTTCGGCGTGCGCCCCAACTCGCTGCCCGATGCTCCCCAGTGGGACATGAAGGTGGACCGCGTGCAGGCGCAGGCCATGGGCCTGTCGGTGAGCGATGTGTACACCGCCATCCAGATGATGCTGGCGCCGGTGTACGTCAACGACTTCGTCTACGGTGGCCGCGTGAAGCGCGTGTACCTGCAGGCGGACCAGGCTTACCGCATGAGTCCGGAAGCGCTGCAGCACATCTACACGCCGAGCAGCCTGTCGAGTGGTTCGAGCAGTTCGTCCACGTACGCGGCTACGGTCAATCCGTACAACATGATCCCGATCTCCAGCGTGGTGAAAACCAACTGGGATATGGGTTCGCCGGCATTGACCCGCTACAACGGCTACGCCGCGGTGGAAATCGTGGGTAACGAAGCCCCGGGCTTCTCGACCGGTCAGGCCATGACCGCCCTGCAGAGCATCGTGGACAACGATCTGCCGAAGGGCTTCGGTGCCGACTGGACGGGTCAGTCGTACCAGGAAATCCTGGCCGGCAACTCGGCGACACTGCTGATGGTGTTGTCGATCGTGATCGTGTTCCTCTGCCTTGCTGCGCTGTACGAGAGCTGGTCGATCCCGGTCGCGGTGTTGTTGGTGGTGCCGCTCGGCCTGCTGGGTACCGTGGTGTTCTCGATGTTGCGCGGCTTGCCGAACGACATGTACTTCAAGATCGGCTTGATCACGGTGATCGGCTTGGCGGCGAAGAACGCGATCCTGATCGTGGAATTCGCGGTCGAGCAGCAACAGTCTGGCCAGTCGTTGTTCCAGGCGGTGGTTACGGCCTCCCGTCTGCGACTGCGCCCGATCCTGATGACCTCGTTTGCCTTCATGCTCGGCGTGTTCCCGCTGGCCATCTCCACCGGTGCCGGCGCCAACTCCCGCCACTCCATCGGTACGGGCGTGATCGGCGGCATGTTCTTCGCCACGTTCCTGGGCTTGCTGCTGATCCCGGTGTTCTACGTGACGGTGCGTCGACTGCTTGGTGACAAGCTGGACGAGACATCGCACACGATCCGCCAGGCTCACGGCGGTGCGGTGACTGACGGGCACGACGGCACCGCGCCGCAGGGCGGCGGTGGCACCACTCAAGGCCCGATGCAGCCGTTCGATTCGGATCCGCGCCGCGGCGCGTGA
- a CDS encoding GGDEF domain-containing protein: MSDVVEKLEEESMVYKTLLESTKAIPWRIQWDTLSFSYIGPQIEELLGWAPDSWVSVQDWADRIHSDDRDWAVNFCVAQSKAGVDHEADYRALCRDGSYVWIRDVVHVVRKDDGSVDALVGFMFDISERKRTEQRLIELQRELETLSFKDGLTGIANRRRFDTVFDEEWTSARHGSRPLSLLMLDIDYFKQYNDHYGHVQGDYCLKVVAKTLEKAVRGPRDFLARFGGEEFVLVLPDTDAATAMQVAERCHELIRTEWIPHERSMAGMALTLSIGAGTVVPMHGDERQAFLELVDRRLYSAKVRGRNTTVSGEQ, encoded by the coding sequence ATGTCAGATGTCGTTGAGAAGCTGGAAGAAGAAAGCATGGTCTACAAGACCTTGCTCGAGTCCACCAAAGCCATTCCCTGGCGCATCCAGTGGGACACGCTGTCGTTCTCCTACATTGGCCCGCAGATCGAGGAACTGCTTGGCTGGGCGCCCGACAGCTGGGTGAGCGTGCAGGACTGGGCGGATCGCATCCATTCGGACGATCGCGACTGGGCCGTGAATTTTTGCGTGGCCCAATCCAAGGCCGGCGTGGACCACGAGGCCGACTACCGCGCGCTGTGCAGGGATGGCAGTTACGTATGGATCCGCGACGTGGTGCATGTCGTGCGCAAGGACGACGGCAGCGTGGATGCCCTGGTCGGTTTTATGTTCGACATCAGCGAGCGCAAGCGCACCGAACAGCGCCTGATCGAGCTGCAGCGGGAACTGGAGACCTTGTCCTTCAAGGATGGTCTCACCGGCATCGCCAATCGCCGCCGTTTCGACACGGTATTCGACGAAGAGTGGACCAGCGCGCGCCACGGTTCGCGACCGTTGTCGCTGCTCATGCTCGATATCGATTATTTCAAACAGTACAACGACCACTACGGGCACGTGCAAGGCGACTATTGCCTCAAGGTGGTCGCCAAGACGCTGGAGAAGGCGGTGCGCGGTCCACGCGATTTCCTGGCTCGGTTCGGCGGCGAAGAATTCGTGCTCGTGTTGCCCGACACTGATGCGGCTACAGCCATGCAGGTGGCCGAGCGTTGCCACGAATTGATTCGCACCGAATGGATACCGCACGAGCGCTCCATGGCCGGCATGGCGCTGACCCTGAGTATCGGCGCCGGCACGGTGGTGCCGATGCATGGGGACGAGCGGCAGGCTTTCCTCGAGCTGGTGGACCGTAGGCTGTATTCGGCGAAGGTGCGCGGTCGGAATACCACCGTCAGCGGCGAACAGTAA